From a single Hymenobacter sp. YIM 151500-1 genomic region:
- a CDS encoding transporter → MSLSYSRATTAFLLGGLLLLTAPSLAQQSADTAATRRYSLRNPTPRPDLRKLHPDRPGITESAFTIDPGHFQLETNLLRLRNGRENGQRRRELYLNQATLKLGLSEQTDVQVVLESYTTEKQWTGEQPERRRGFGDVTLRLKRNLFGDNKKTGAALALAGYVRLPTGDDVGEGGVEAGLSVPFTYVFSEATELSLQVRGQRSYDRDEGLHYWAVLPAATINHEFTKVLGVYTELMSYWDTRKDVWRSSLNVGPELMLSENCQLDFGAALPLTRNTYREYFVGLTLRR, encoded by the coding sequence ATGTCTCTCTCCTACTCTCGTGCTACCACGGCTTTCTTGCTTGGCGGCTTGCTGCTGCTGACTGCGCCCAGCCTGGCGCAGCAGTCTGCCGACACCGCCGCTACCCGCCGCTACTCCCTACGCAACCCCACGCCCCGCCCGGACCTGCGCAAGCTCCACCCCGACCGGCCTGGCATCACGGAAAGTGCTTTCACCATCGACCCCGGCCATTTTCAGCTGGAAACCAACCTGCTGCGCCTGCGCAACGGCCGTGAGAACGGGCAGCGCCGCCGCGAGCTGTACCTCAACCAAGCCACACTGAAACTGGGCCTATCAGAACAGACCGATGTGCAGGTGGTGTTGGAATCCTACACCACGGAAAAGCAATGGACCGGTGAGCAGCCTGAGCGCCGCCGCGGCTTCGGCGACGTGACGCTGCGCCTGAAGCGCAACCTGTTCGGTGACAACAAGAAAACCGGCGCCGCCCTGGCGCTGGCCGGCTACGTGCGCCTGCCCACCGGCGACGACGTAGGCGAAGGCGGCGTGGAGGCCGGCCTGTCGGTGCCGTTCACGTACGTGTTCAGCGAGGCTACGGAGCTGTCGTTGCAGGTGCGGGGGCAGCGCAGCTACGACCGGGACGAGGGCCTGCACTACTGGGCCGTGCTGCCGGCGGCCACCATCAACCACGAGTTCACCAAGGTTCTGGGCGTCTACACCGAGCTGATGAGCTACTGGGACACCCGAAAAGATGTGTGGCGCAGCAGTCTGAATGTAGGGCCGGAGCTGATGCTCAGTGAGAATTGCCAGCTCGACTTTGGCGCCGCCCTGCCTCTCACGCGCAACACGTACCGGGAATATTTCGTGGGCCTCACGCTGCGCCGGTAG
- a CDS encoding SPW repeat domain-containing protein: MKVISPRVHGMLDYGTVALFALAPTLFNFEGPYATVCYLLAAGYLLITLLTDFPMGAMRVIPFPVHGGLELVSGLAFLAAPFVFGFNDLNETARNFFMIMGVVFLGTWMLTDWRGVAHARTEGTMMPH, from the coding sequence ATGAAAGTAATATCACCTCGCGTGCATGGCATGCTCGACTATGGCACCGTTGCCTTATTTGCCCTGGCCCCCACGCTGTTCAACTTCGAAGGCCCGTACGCAACAGTTTGTTACCTATTAGCAGCCGGCTATCTGCTCATCACTTTGCTCACCGACTTCCCGATGGGAGCGATGCGCGTAATTCCTTTCCCCGTGCACGGTGGGCTGGAACTGGTAAGCGGCCTGGCGTTTCTGGCAGCGCCGTTTGTATTCGGCTTCAACGACCTGAATGAAACGGCCCGCAACTTCTTCATGATTATGGGTGTGGTGTTTCTGGGTACCTGGATGCTCACCGACTGGCGGGGCGTTGCGCACGCCCGCACCGAAGGCACCATGATGCCTCACTAA
- a CDS encoding lamin tail domain-containing protein, with amino-acid sequence MKKLLLLLFLPLSATAQLTDTFQDGNFTQNPAWTGDAASFQVTAQQLQTNGPAVTGTQLQLTTPCQASTGTTWEFWVNLRLATSSGNYADVWLLSDQADLKTATGYFVRLGGTPDEVALFRKDAAGSPVYVVNGQDGTLSSSTNNLVRVRVTRSVQNVWTLERDLTGGTTFAAEGTATDATHQRGGHVGVLVTYSQANNRAFFFDDFRVTDATAPLLIKAAASTARQLDLTFNEAVAAVQSATNYRLTTAGAPAVTAAQRDAQDPAVVHLTLAADLPLGPVTVEARSIADLYGNVALGPLTASFQNNGIAVAPGPNQVLITEILADETPAVGLPASEFIEVHNPSATAVLDLAGVRLLKPGSSAAAVFPAGAVLLPGEYAVVCGSTRASQFAGLGKVFGLSNFPSLSNAADQLMLRARDGRTLFEISYADTWYKDARKQEGGWTLEMVDATNPCAGLDNWTASQDPSGGTPGQANSVRATRPDLTAPVLLRALALNPTTVRLFFGEKLDSTAAAASGLYSLNPAAAVTKAAPLGPDFRVVDLTLSAALPANQPYTVTVQRAQDCVGNASGPATSATFALPVPAAPGDVVLNEILFNPRTGGVDFVELLNRSGKYLDLQGWRLASEKPDGTQDAEPISPVPVVLGPGQLLALTTRPDVVQRQYPTSTAPASLLAVPALPSLPDDAGTVAVLDARNQTLDRYTYHEKQHLKLLNDLDGVSLERIRAEGPSEAGNFHSAAGAVGHATPGRPNSQARPDPSGAGTLVLEPEVFTPDNDGQQDFATLTYQLDQPGYVGSLTIYDAQGRLARRLVRNESLPTRGFWQWDGLTDQGQKAPVGVYVLLVELLRPSGGEKEQYRKTVVVGARL; translated from the coding sequence GTGAAGAAACTACTACTCCTGCTATTCCTCCCCTTATCCGCTACCGCCCAGCTCACCGACACCTTCCAGGACGGCAACTTCACCCAGAACCCCGCCTGGACCGGCGACGCGGCCAGCTTCCAGGTCACCGCCCAGCAGCTCCAAACCAACGGCCCCGCCGTCACGGGCACCCAGCTCCAGCTCACGACGCCCTGCCAGGCCAGCACCGGCACCACTTGGGAGTTTTGGGTTAACCTGAGGCTGGCTACCAGCAGCGGCAACTATGCCGACGTGTGGCTGCTCTCCGACCAGGCGGACCTGAAAACCGCCACCGGCTACTTCGTGCGCCTGGGCGGCACCCCCGACGAGGTGGCCCTGTTTCGCAAAGACGCCGCGGGCAGCCCCGTGTACGTGGTGAACGGGCAGGATGGTACGCTCAGCTCCTCGACCAACAACCTCGTACGGGTGCGCGTGACCCGCTCCGTGCAGAACGTCTGGACCCTGGAGCGGGACCTGACCGGCGGCACCACCTTCGCCGCCGAAGGCACCGCTACGGATGCCACTCACCAGCGCGGCGGCCACGTGGGCGTGCTCGTCACGTATTCGCAGGCCAATAACCGGGCGTTTTTCTTCGACGATTTTCGGGTGACGGACGCCACTGCGCCCCTGCTGATCAAGGCCGCGGCCAGCACTGCCCGCCAGCTCGACCTCACCTTCAACGAAGCCGTGGCCGCAGTGCAGAGTGCCACCAATTATCGGCTGACCACGGCCGGCGCCCCCGCCGTAACTGCCGCCCAGCGCGACGCCCAGGACCCCGCCGTAGTGCACTTGACTTTGGCCGCCGACTTGCCGCTGGGCCCCGTGACAGTGGAGGCCCGCAGCATAGCCGACCTGTACGGCAACGTGGCGCTTGGCCCGCTCACGGCTAGTTTTCAGAACAACGGCATTGCCGTAGCGCCAGGGCCCAATCAAGTGCTCATCACCGAAATCCTGGCCGACGAGACGCCTGCCGTGGGGCTGCCGGCTTCGGAGTTTATCGAAGTTCATAACCCTTCGGCTACGGCCGTGCTGGACCTGGCCGGGGTGCGGCTGCTGAAGCCCGGCAGCAGTGCAGCAGCGGTATTTCCGGCCGGGGCGGTGCTGCTGCCGGGCGAGTACGCCGTGGTGTGTGGCAGCACGCGGGCCAGTCAGTTTGCGGGCTTGGGCAAGGTGTTCGGGCTGAGTAATTTCCCTAGCCTGAGCAATGCCGCCGACCAGCTGATGCTACGGGCCAGAGACGGCCGGACGTTGTTTGAAATCAGCTACGCCGACACCTGGTACAAGGACGCCCGCAAGCAGGAGGGCGGCTGGACTCTGGAAATGGTGGATGCCACCAACCCCTGCGCCGGCCTCGACAACTGGACGGCCAGCCAGGACCCCAGCGGCGGCACCCCCGGCCAGGCCAACTCCGTGCGCGCCACCCGCCCCGACCTCACCGCCCCCGTCCTGCTCCGCGCCCTGGCCCTGAACCCCACCACCGTGCGCCTGTTTTTCGGGGAGAAGCTGGACAGCACGGCCGCGGCGGCCAGCGGCCTATACTCGCTGAACCCGGCGGCGGCCGTAACCAAAGCTGCTCCCCTCGGGCCTGATTTCCGGGTGGTGGACCTGACGCTGAGCGCCGCCCTGCCGGCTAACCAGCCCTACACCGTAACCGTGCAGCGGGCCCAGGACTGCGTGGGCAATGCTAGCGGCCCGGCTACCTCGGCCACATTTGCCCTGCCCGTGCCCGCCGCGCCCGGCGACGTGGTACTCAACGAAATTCTCTTCAATCCGCGCACCGGGGGCGTTGATTTCGTGGAGCTGCTGAACCGCTCCGGCAAGTACCTGGACCTGCAAGGCTGGCGCCTGGCCAGCGAAAAGCCCGACGGCACCCAGGACGCCGAGCCCATCAGCCCGGTGCCCGTAGTGCTGGGTCCGGGCCAGCTGCTAGCCCTCACCACCCGCCCCGACGTAGTGCAGCGCCAGTACCCCACCAGCACCGCCCCGGCAAGCCTGCTGGCCGTGCCCGCCCTGCCCAGCCTGCCCGACGACGCCGGCACGGTAGCGGTGCTGGACGCCCGAAACCAAACCCTGGACCGCTACACGTACCATGAAAAGCAGCACCTGAAGCTGCTGAACGACCTGGACGGCGTGTCGCTGGAACGCATCAGGGCCGAAGGGCCGAGCGAGGCCGGCAACTTCCACTCGGCCGCTGGGGCCGTGGGCCATGCCACGCCGGGCCGCCCCAACTCCCAAGCCCGCCCCGACCCCAGCGGCGCGGGCACGCTGGTGCTGGAGCCCGAGGTCTTCACGCCCGACAACGACGGCCAGCAGGATTTTGCCACCCTCACCTACCAGCTTGATCAGCCCGGCTACGTCGGCTCCCTCACCATCTACGACGCCCAGGGCCGCCTGGCTCGCCGCCTCGTCCGCAACGAAAGCCTGCCCACCCGCGGCTTCTGGCAGTGGGACGGCCTCACCGACCAAGGCCAGAAAGCACCCGTGGGCGTGTACGTGCTGCTGGTGGAGCTGCTGCGCCCCAGCGGCGGCGAGAAAGAGCAGTACCGGAAAACCGTGGTGGTAGGGGCGCGGCTGTAG
- a CDS encoding Nramp family divalent metal transporter, with translation MPTVLPSSSTTSAPSSAPLPEAGWRRARTVPSLQEVYASVRVPAHDASFWRKLLAFWGPGLMVAVGYMDPGNWATDIAGGSRYGYTLLSVILISNLFAMLLQHLAAKLGIVTGRDLAQACRDHYSKPVALVLWVLCEVAIAACDLAEVIGSAIALNLLFGLPLPWGVVLTILDVLVVLWFQNKGFRILESIVAGLIVVIFGCFLYEIIVSRPDWFGILGGLVPRPEVVTTPGMLYVAIGILGATVMPHNLYLHSSIVQTRAFDQDEPGKRMAIKFATIDSTVALFMAFFVNAAILITAAAAFHSTGRHHVADINEAHHLLAPVLGAGAASVVFAVALLASGQNSTLTGTLAGQIVMEGFLNLRLKPWLRRLITRAIAVVPALIVALLYGEKGTGELLVLSQVILSLQLSFAVVPLVLFTGSKAKMGVFVNRPWLQAIAWVVSGIIIALNLYLLWETFFG, from the coding sequence ATGCCAACAGTACTACCTTCTTCCTCTACCACTTCTGCCCCCTCATCTGCTCCGCTGCCCGAAGCCGGTTGGCGCCGGGCCCGTACGGTGCCCTCCTTGCAGGAAGTGTACGCCTCGGTGCGGGTGCCGGCTCACGATGCGTCGTTTTGGCGCAAGCTGCTGGCGTTCTGGGGGCCGGGCCTGATGGTGGCTGTGGGCTACATGGACCCCGGCAACTGGGCCACCGATATTGCCGGCGGCTCCCGCTACGGCTACACCCTGCTCTCGGTCATCCTGATTTCCAACCTGTTTGCCATGCTGCTCCAGCACCTGGCAGCCAAGCTGGGCATCGTGACGGGCCGTGACCTGGCCCAGGCCTGCCGGGACCATTATTCTAAGCCCGTGGCTTTGGTGCTATGGGTGCTCTGCGAAGTAGCCATTGCCGCCTGCGACCTGGCCGAGGTTATCGGCTCGGCCATTGCGCTTAACCTGCTGTTTGGCTTGCCTCTACCCTGGGGCGTGGTGCTCACCATTCTGGATGTGCTGGTGGTGCTGTGGTTTCAGAACAAGGGCTTCCGCATTCTGGAAAGTATCGTAGCGGGGCTGATTGTGGTAATTTTCGGCTGCTTCCTCTACGAAATCATTGTGTCCAGGCCCGATTGGTTTGGTATTCTGGGCGGCCTCGTGCCCCGGCCCGAGGTGGTAACCACGCCGGGCATGCTGTACGTGGCCATCGGTATTCTGGGCGCCACCGTCATGCCTCACAACCTCTACCTGCACTCCAGCATTGTGCAAACCCGCGCCTTCGACCAGGATGAGCCCGGTAAGCGCATGGCCATCAAGTTTGCTACCATCGATAGCACGGTGGCCTTGTTTATGGCTTTCTTCGTGAATGCCGCCATTCTGATTACGGCGGCCGCTGCCTTCCACAGCACCGGCCGCCACCACGTAGCCGACATCAACGAGGCGCACCACTTGCTGGCGCCGGTGCTGGGCGCCGGGGCGGCCTCGGTGGTGTTTGCCGTGGCCCTGCTGGCCTCGGGCCAGAACTCCACGCTTACCGGCACTCTGGCCGGGCAGATTGTAATGGAAGGCTTCCTCAATCTGCGCCTGAAGCCCTGGCTGCGCCGCCTCATCACCCGCGCCATAGCCGTGGTGCCTGCCCTCATTGTGGCCCTGCTCTACGGCGAAAAAGGCACCGGTGAGTTGCTGGTGCTCAGCCAGGTTATCCTTTCGTTGCAACTCAGCTTTGCGGTAGTACCGCTGGTACTGTTCACGGGCAGCAAAGCCAAGATGGGCGTGTTCGTGAACCGTCCCTGGCTGCAAGCCATAGCCTGGGTTGTATCCGGCATCATCATCGCCCTAAACCTGTACCTGCTCTGGGAAACGTTTTTTGGGTAG
- a CDS encoding TonB-dependent receptor, with protein MKHFLLYILLLLTLTAHAQTGTIRGTVRAEGKVVPFASIGLKGTTLGTTADEQGNFALGKVPAGSHRLVSSAVGFLPAERTVTVAAGQTQQVNVSLNPSPNALGDVVVSGTLNEVVRSESPVAVELYSPKLFRKNPAVCLFENLTMINGVRPQLNCSVCGTGDIHINGLEGPYTMVLIDGMPLVSSLSTVYGLSGIPSSLIERVEVVKGPASTLYGSEAVGGLINVITKNPAKAPRFSADVLGTSHRDLNLDLGVARKVGSASTLLSTNLYHFDQRRDVNQDGFTDVPTQQRVSVFNKWTWARPEQQVANLAGRYYYEDRFGGQLNWTPEHRGQDSIYGESVYTSRYELLGQYQLPVRGQKLLLSGTFNQHNQNSVYGTTLYRASQRVGFGQLTWAKELSIRHNLLVGATYRTTWYDDNTPATASASLDQPRNQPDLVRLPGAFVQDEWRLTPDATLLMGLRYDYNSRHGSILSPRLNYKWGRPDGSLVWRLGLGNGYRVVNLFTEDHAALTGSRQVVVQGNLRPERSWNANVNFTRFLQTRSGGTVTFDASAFYTYFTNKISPDYDTNSDQIIYRNLDGFAVSRGLTLNTDIAFSRPLKLLLGVTLLDVYRQERLVAGEPLRRVAQLHSPPFSGTWAVSYALEKLRLSLDYTGQVSSPMPLPVVPNDFRPSRSPWFALQNVQVTRKLREGLEVYGGLKNLFNFLPRHPLLRPFDPFDKRTAVDNPQGYSFDTSYNYAPVQGRRLFLGLRYSL; from the coding sequence ATGAAGCACTTCCTACTGTATATTCTGCTCCTGCTCACCTTAACCGCCCACGCGCAAACGGGCACCATTCGCGGGACGGTGCGGGCCGAGGGTAAGGTGGTGCCATTTGCCAGCATTGGGCTGAAAGGCACCACGCTAGGCACCACGGCCGACGAGCAGGGCAACTTTGCGCTGGGCAAAGTGCCGGCGGGCAGCCACCGGCTGGTGAGCAGCGCCGTGGGCTTTTTGCCGGCCGAGCGCACCGTAACAGTGGCCGCGGGCCAGACCCAGCAAGTGAATGTCAGCCTCAATCCCAGCCCCAACGCCCTAGGCGACGTGGTGGTGAGCGGTACGCTGAATGAGGTAGTACGGAGCGAGTCGCCGGTGGCGGTGGAGCTGTACTCGCCCAAGCTGTTTCGCAAGAACCCGGCGGTGTGCTTGTTCGAGAACCTGACCATGATTAATGGAGTGCGGCCCCAGCTCAACTGCAGCGTGTGCGGCACCGGCGACATTCACATCAACGGGCTAGAAGGCCCCTACACCATGGTGCTGATTGATGGGATGCCGCTGGTTAGTTCCCTGAGCACGGTGTACGGGCTGAGCGGCATTCCGAGCAGCCTGATTGAGCGGGTGGAAGTGGTGAAAGGCCCGGCCTCTACGCTCTACGGCTCCGAGGCCGTGGGCGGACTCATCAACGTCATCACCAAAAACCCGGCGAAGGCGCCCCGCTTTTCGGCCGACGTGCTGGGCACTTCCCACCGCGACCTGAACCTGGACCTGGGCGTGGCCCGCAAGGTGGGTTCAGCCTCTACCCTGCTCAGCACCAACCTCTACCACTTCGACCAGCGCCGCGACGTGAACCAGGACGGCTTTACGGACGTGCCCACCCAGCAGCGGGTGTCGGTGTTCAACAAGTGGACCTGGGCCCGGCCCGAGCAGCAGGTAGCCAACCTGGCCGGCCGCTACTACTACGAAGACCGGTTTGGGGGCCAGCTGAACTGGACGCCCGAGCACCGCGGCCAGGACAGCATTTACGGGGAAAGTGTGTACACGAGCCGCTACGAGCTGCTGGGCCAGTACCAGCTGCCGGTGCGGGGACAAAAGCTGCTGCTGAGCGGCACGTTCAACCAGCACAACCAAAACTCCGTGTACGGCACCACCCTGTATCGGGCCAGCCAGCGCGTGGGCTTCGGGCAACTCACGTGGGCCAAGGAGCTGAGTATCCGGCACAACCTGCTGGTGGGCGCCACTTACCGCACCACTTGGTACGATGATAACACGCCTGCCACGGCCTCAGCCAGCCTCGACCAGCCCCGCAACCAGCCCGACCTAGTGCGCCTGCCGGGCGCCTTCGTGCAGGATGAGTGGCGCCTCACGCCCGATGCCACCCTGCTCATGGGCCTGCGCTACGACTACAACTCCCGCCACGGCAGCATCCTGAGTCCGCGCCTGAACTACAAATGGGGCCGGCCCGATGGCAGCCTGGTGTGGCGCCTGGGCCTGGGCAACGGCTACCGGGTGGTAAACCTGTTTACCGAAGACCACGCCGCCCTCACTGGGTCCCGGCAGGTGGTGGTGCAGGGCAACTTGCGCCCCGAGCGCAGCTGGAACGCCAACGTCAATTTCACCCGCTTCCTGCAAACCCGCAGCGGCGGCACCGTCACCTTCGATGCCAGCGCCTTCTACACCTACTTCACCAACAAAATCAGCCCCGACTACGACACCAATTCCGACCAGATTATCTACCGCAACCTCGACGGGTTTGCCGTGAGCCGGGGGCTGACGCTGAACACTGACATTGCGTTTTCCAGGCCCCTGAAGCTGCTGCTGGGCGTGACCTTGCTGGACGTGTACCGCCAGGAGCGCCTCGTGGCGGGGGAGCCCCTGCGCCGGGTGGCCCAGCTGCACTCCCCGCCCTTCTCGGGCACCTGGGCCGTGAGCTACGCCCTGGAAAAGCTGCGCCTGAGCCTCGACTACACCGGGCAGGTGAGCAGCCCCATGCCTTTGCCCGTGGTGCCCAATGACTTCCGCCCCAGCCGCTCGCCCTGGTTTGCTCTGCAAAACGTACAGGTGACGCGCAAGCTGCGCGAAGGACTGGAAGTGTACGGGGGCCTGAAGAACCTCTTCAACTTCCTGCCCCGCCACCCGCTGCTGCGCCCCTTCGACCCGTTCGACAAGCGCACGGCCGTGGACAACCCCCAGGGCTACAGCTTCGACACCAGCTACAACTACGCGCCGGTGCAGGGGCGGCGGCTGTTTCTGGGGCTGCGGTACAGCTTATGA
- a CDS encoding aspartate-semialdehyde dehydrogenase translates to MKVAVVGATGLVGTEMLKVLAERQFPVTELLPVASAKSVGQEIEFRGQKYKVVSMDDAIAARPAVAIFSAGGSISKEEAPRFAEVGTVVIDNSSAWRMDPTKKLVVPEINAHELTTADKIIANPNCSTIQMVVALNKLHQRYRVQRIVVSTYQSVTGTGKKAVDQLMAERAGTPDAAPRAYPHPIDLNVLPHINDFEANGYTKEEMKMVEETKKIFSDDTIRVTATTVRIPVVGGHSESVNVEFAEEFDLDEVRDILRQTEGVELVDDPAQNRYPMPKDAHGRDAVLVGRIRRDETQPRTLNLWVVADNLRKGAATNAVQIAEKMLYMGLLQA, encoded by the coding sequence ATGAAAGTTGCCGTTGTAGGTGCCACCGGCCTGGTAGGCACCGAGATGCTGAAGGTGCTGGCTGAGCGCCAGTTTCCCGTTACCGAGCTGCTGCCTGTGGCCTCCGCCAAGTCGGTGGGCCAGGAAATCGAATTCCGGGGCCAGAAATACAAAGTGGTGAGCATGGATGATGCCATTGCCGCCCGCCCCGCCGTGGCCATTTTCTCGGCCGGGGGCTCCATTTCCAAAGAGGAAGCCCCGCGCTTCGCCGAAGTTGGCACCGTGGTTATCGACAATTCCTCGGCCTGGCGCATGGACCCCACCAAGAAGCTGGTAGTGCCCGAAATCAACGCCCACGAGCTGACGACGGCGGATAAAATCATTGCCAACCCCAACTGCTCGACCATCCAGATGGTGGTGGCCCTCAACAAGCTACACCAGCGCTACCGGGTGCAGCGCATTGTGGTAAGCACCTACCAGAGCGTAACCGGCACCGGCAAAAAAGCCGTGGACCAGCTCATGGCGGAGCGCGCCGGCACCCCCGACGCGGCTCCCCGCGCCTACCCTCATCCCATCGACCTGAACGTGCTGCCCCACATCAACGACTTCGAGGCCAATGGCTACACCAAGGAGGAAATGAAAATGGTGGAGGAAACCAAAAAAATCTTCTCCGACGACACCATCCGCGTGACGGCCACCACCGTGCGCATTCCCGTAGTCGGCGGCCACTCCGAGTCCGTGAACGTGGAGTTTGCCGAGGAGTTTGACCTCGACGAAGTGCGCGACATCCTACGCCAGACCGAAGGCGTGGAGCTGGTAGACGACCCCGCCCAGAACCGCTACCCCATGCCCAAAGACGCCCACGGCCGCGACGCCGTGCTCGTCGGCCGCATCCGCCGCGACGAAACCCAGCCCCGTACCCTCAACCTGTGGGTTGTGGCCGACAACCTGCGCAAAGGTGCCGCCACCAATGCCGTGCAGATTGCCGAAAAGATGCTGTACATGGGGCTGTTGCAGGCCTAG